The following are encoded together in the Capsulimonas corticalis genome:
- a CDS encoding WecB/TagA/CpsF family glycosyltransferase, with protein MKVPIANVLFDNVTMAQAVDQIVAMSRKRDKARFVCTGNLDHLVMLDRDTEFADVYHCADLVLADGAPVVWLSRLYSGAGGQPIQERVAGSDLFWELAKASHEQGLTLFFLGGVPGVADRAREAVLARYPNAKICGTYCPPFETFKTEEEQARIRETVSAAAPDILMVAFGAPKQEKWIAANRDLIQVPVSIGVGGSFEMAAGQVRRAPVWMRRSGLEWMFRFIQEPGRLYQRYFVNDLPFLAKLIVRTLIARLARKPYRPSGGVSNREAA; from the coding sequence ATGAAGGTGCCGATCGCGAATGTACTTTTTGATAATGTGACGATGGCGCAGGCCGTGGATCAGATTGTGGCGATGTCGCGTAAGCGAGACAAAGCGCGCTTTGTCTGTACCGGAAATCTTGACCATTTGGTCATGCTTGACCGGGACACCGAATTCGCGGATGTCTACCATTGCGCGGATCTCGTGCTTGCGGACGGCGCGCCCGTTGTCTGGCTTTCCCGTCTGTACTCCGGAGCAGGAGGTCAGCCGATCCAGGAGCGCGTCGCCGGCAGCGACCTCTTCTGGGAGCTGGCGAAGGCGTCGCATGAACAGGGGTTGACGCTGTTTTTCCTGGGAGGCGTTCCCGGCGTCGCCGACCGCGCCCGAGAGGCGGTGCTGGCCCGGTATCCCAACGCGAAGATCTGCGGGACCTACTGTCCTCCGTTTGAAACGTTCAAGACGGAAGAAGAACAGGCCCGTATCCGTGAGACGGTTTCGGCGGCGGCGCCCGATATCCTGATGGTCGCGTTCGGCGCGCCGAAACAGGAAAAGTGGATCGCCGCAAACCGAGATCTGATCCAGGTGCCGGTTTCCATCGGTGTCGGCGGATCGTTCGAGATGGCGGCGGGGCAGGTTCGCCGCGCTCCGGTCTGGATGCGCCGCAGCGGCCTGGAATGGATGTTCCGCTTCATCCAGGAGCCGGGGCGTCTCTACCAGCGCTATTTCGTCAACGATCTTCCATTCCTGGCGAAGCTGATTGTGCGGACGCTGATCGCAAGGCTGGCGCGAAAGCCGTACCGGCCCTCCGGGGGCGTGAGCAATCGCGAAGCCGCCTGA
- a CDS encoding exosortase/archaeosortase family protein: protein MSTIFEQPDDARIKPSVSGEISSANSLDWRKVDWRTVAPFVFAAALLAALAWPMLSWWGYEFTKPESYYAHAPVIPFFVALMLWYRRDTIAAVPKKPNYFALAVLLPSLLLLIFAIKSQMQAVMSTSFLLILWSSVWLVFGGALVRAMAIPLAFLAFMAPLPGPVLNDATLRIQMMSTVLANKILHLLTFSTQLDGNVIQMENFSLFVDVPCSGFKTLLALLTFSGAFAYLVDGSPIKRFGIFLLSLPLSLAINSVRIALIGVVGECISADAAHTFHDWSGMITLVLGFIVLFSLAKVLGCRKFAGWPIF from the coding sequence ATGTCAACAATTTTTGAACAACCTGACGACGCTCGGATCAAGCCATCCGTAAGCGGCGAAATTTCCAGCGCGAATTCGCTGGACTGGCGCAAGGTCGATTGGCGTACGGTCGCTCCGTTTGTCTTTGCGGCCGCGCTTCTGGCCGCTCTGGCGTGGCCGATGCTGTCCTGGTGGGGCTATGAGTTCACCAAGCCGGAGTCCTACTACGCGCACGCCCCCGTCATCCCCTTTTTCGTCGCCCTGATGCTTTGGTATCGCCGGGATACGATCGCGGCTGTCCCAAAAAAGCCGAACTACTTCGCTCTCGCCGTGCTGCTGCCGTCCCTGCTACTGCTGATCTTTGCGATCAAAAGCCAGATGCAGGCGGTCATGTCCACTTCGTTTCTGCTGATTCTCTGGAGCTCGGTGTGGCTGGTGTTTGGCGGAGCTCTTGTCCGGGCGATGGCGATCCCGCTGGCGTTTCTGGCGTTTATGGCCCCGCTGCCTGGCCCGGTGCTGAACGACGCCACCCTGCGGATCCAGATGATGTCGACCGTGCTGGCGAACAAGATTCTGCACTTGCTGACGTTCAGCACGCAGCTGGACGGCAACGTCATCCAGATGGAGAACTTTTCGCTCTTCGTCGACGTCCCCTGCTCGGGCTTCAAGACGCTGCTGGCGCTGCTGACATTTAGCGGCGCGTTCGCTTACTTGGTGGATGGATCGCCGATCAAGCGTTTCGGGATCTTTCTGCTCAGCCTTCCGCTGAGCTTGGCGATCAACTCGGTGCGGATTGCGCTGATCGGCGTGGTCGGGGAGTGTATCAGCGCCGACGCCGCGCACACGTTCCATGACTGGAGCGGCATGATCACTCTGGTTCTGGGATTTATCGTCCTCTTTTCGCTGGCAAAGGTATTGGGATGTCGCAAGTTCGCCGGATGGCCTATCTTCTAA
- a CDS encoding exosortase C-terminal domain/associated protein EpsI: MSQVRRMAYLLILIFAAALVTNKVWSIPPPPKFQGVTSADVPHTIGSYRSGADQEMPADVKIALGSADVISRAYDGGNVPIDFVLIGGTDRSALHDPRSCLVGAGWRLEDDHTELLPGANIDTRSCHAVGNPGAPSYEMLYLYVVDGKIIDSPTQIRFAMLKSALLGRKNTPVYFLRFMCPLDKNEAAAAANHAVLQAFAKDMWTSLKQKVSTT, encoded by the coding sequence ATGTCGCAAGTTCGCCGGATGGCCTATCTTCTAATTTTGATCTTCGCGGCCGCCTTGGTCACGAACAAGGTTTGGAGCATACCGCCGCCGCCCAAATTTCAGGGTGTGACGTCGGCGGATGTGCCGCACACCATTGGCTCTTATCGCTCGGGCGCGGATCAGGAGATGCCTGCGGACGTCAAGATCGCCTTGGGAAGCGCCGATGTCATTTCCCGCGCCTACGACGGCGGGAACGTGCCCATCGACTTCGTTCTGATCGGCGGCACGGACCGCAGCGCCCTGCACGACCCGCGCTCGTGCCTGGTGGGCGCCGGGTGGCGCTTGGAAGACGATCATACGGAACTCTTGCCGGGAGCGAATATTGACACACGGTCGTGTCATGCGGTGGGAAACCCCGGAGCGCCTTCTTATGAGATGCTTTATCTATATGTCGTTGACGGTAAGATTATTGACTCACCGACGCAGATCCGATTTGCGATGCTGAAAAGCGCTCTGCTCGGACGGAAAAATACCCCCGTGTATTTTCTCCGGTTTATGTGCCCGCTCGACAAGAATGAAGCCGCCGCCGCCGCAAATCACGCCGTTCTGCAGGCGTTTGCGAAGGACATGTGGACCAGCTTGAAGCAGAAGGTTTCAACGACATGA